From the Synechococcus sp. HK01-R genome, one window contains:
- a CDS encoding ferredoxin:protochlorophyllide reductase (ATP-dependent) subunit N, with protein sequence MSANLLKESGPREVFCGLTSIVWLHRRMPDAFFLVVGSRTCAHLIQSAAGVMIFAEPRFGTAILSERDLAGLADAQEELDRVARELLQRRPEIRTLFLVGSCPSEVIKLDLARAAERLNEELSGRVQVVNYSGSGIETTFTQGEDGALAALVPMLPTSDEKQLLLVGTLANAVEDRLITLFQRMGIATVRSLPPRQSTELPPVGEGTRVLLCQPFLGDTARRLRDRGATILAAPYPLGAEGSRLWMEAAAQAWGVDPPTVNDILDPLMQRAKQALEPHRRRLAGQRIFLLPESQLEIPLARFLHRECGMELVEVGTPYLNRDLMQAELDLLPDGTRVMEGQHVEQQLDRVRDSRPDLVVCGMGLANPLEAEGIATKWSIELVFSPIHGIDQAGELAELFSRPLQRHQLLHPTAP encoded by the coding sequence ATGAGCGCCAACCTGTTGAAGGAGTCGGGGCCCCGTGAGGTGTTCTGCGGTCTCACCTCCATCGTCTGGCTGCATCGACGCATGCCAGATGCTTTTTTTCTCGTGGTGGGCTCACGCACCTGTGCCCACCTGATTCAAAGCGCTGCCGGCGTGATGATCTTCGCGGAACCGCGCTTCGGCACCGCCATTCTGAGCGAGCGAGATCTGGCCGGCCTGGCCGATGCCCAAGAGGAGCTGGATCGAGTTGCCAGAGAGCTTCTGCAACGCCGCCCCGAAATCCGCACCCTCTTTCTTGTGGGGTCTTGCCCCAGCGAAGTGATCAAACTCGATCTGGCCAGGGCCGCGGAACGACTCAACGAGGAACTCAGCGGTCGGGTGCAAGTGGTGAACTACTCCGGGAGCGGGATTGAGACGACCTTCACCCAGGGAGAGGACGGCGCCCTCGCAGCCCTGGTACCCATGCTTCCGACCAGTGATGAGAAGCAATTGCTGCTGGTGGGGACACTCGCCAATGCAGTGGAAGATCGCTTGATCACACTGTTCCAGCGCATGGGAATCGCGACGGTGCGCAGCCTCCCCCCCAGGCAGTCCACCGAGCTACCTCCCGTGGGCGAGGGCACACGCGTCCTGCTCTGCCAACCCTTTCTTGGCGATACCGCGCGCCGGCTCCGCGATCGGGGAGCCACCATCCTCGCGGCTCCTTACCCCTTAGGTGCGGAGGGAAGTCGTCTCTGGATGGAAGCGGCCGCTCAGGCCTGGGGCGTCGATCCACCAACCGTGAACGACATCCTTGATCCCTTGATGCAAAGAGCCAAGCAAGCCCTGGAGCCCCACCGGCGCAGATTGGCGGGACAGAGAATCTTTCTCTTGCCCGAATCCCAGCTGGAGATCCCCTTAGCGCGCTTTCTGCACAGGGAATGTGGCATGGAGCTGGTGGAGGTGGGCACGCCCTATCTGAATCGGGACCTGATGCAGGCGGAGCTGGACCTGCTGCCCGACGGCACTCGGGTGATGGAGGGACAGCACGTGGAACAACAACTGGATCGCGTGCGAGACAGCCGACCCGATCTCGTCGTCTGCGGCATGGGTCTGGCCAACCCCTTGGAAGCCGAAGGCATCGCCACCAAATGGTCGATCGAACTGGTCTTCAGCCCCATCCACGGCATCGACCAGGCCGGAGAGCTGGCAGAGCTCTTTTCCAGACCCCTTCAGCGCCACCAGCTGCTTCACCCCACAGCCCCCTAA
- a CDS encoding BMC domain-containing protein, whose translation MTRFAGFDPRERRRGGSALVTGTEVHPSAGGPSCVVTTDSESPRLNRQNSHVQSIELRTHVFIDSLQPQLAAYMGSVSQGFLPIPGDACLWMEVSPGMAVHRVTDIALKASNVRLGQMVVERAFGSMALYHRDQSTVLHSGDVVLEAIGSSIEQRSPADVSWTEVIRAITPDHAVLINRQNRRGSMIEAGMSMFILETEPAGYVLIAANEAEKASNITLVDVKAVGAFGRLTLAGREGDVEEAAAAAMRAIELINRRSSLR comes from the coding sequence ATGACTCGTTTCGCCGGCTTCGATCCCCGGGAGCGGCGGCGTGGAGGCAGCGCTCTCGTCACCGGCACGGAGGTTCACCCCTCCGCTGGAGGTCCGAGCTGTGTGGTGACCACCGATAGCGAATCCCCCCGTCTGAATCGACAGAACAGTCATGTGCAGTCGATTGAACTGCGGACCCATGTCTTTATCGATTCCCTCCAGCCTCAGTTGGCGGCTTACATGGGTTCAGTCAGTCAGGGGTTTCTTCCGATTCCCGGCGATGCCTGCCTGTGGATGGAGGTGTCCCCTGGCATGGCCGTGCATCGGGTCACGGACATAGCCCTGAAGGCCAGCAACGTGCGCCTCGGTCAGATGGTCGTGGAGCGTGCCTTCGGTTCGATGGCGCTCTATCACCGCGATCAGAGCACCGTGCTCCATTCCGGTGATGTGGTCCTCGAGGCCATTGGTAGCTCGATCGAGCAGCGCAGTCCGGCTGATGTCAGCTGGACGGAGGTGATCCGTGCGATCACTCCCGACCATGCAGTGCTGATCAACCGCCAGAACCGCCGGGGCTCGATGATCGAGGCCGGGATGAGCATGTTCATTCTTGAGACCGAACCCGCCGGCTACGTCTTGATCGCTGCCAATGAGGCGGAGAAAGCCTCCAACATCACACTTGTGGATGTGAAAGCTGTCGGTGCGTTCGGGCGGCTCACTCTGGCCGGACGTGAGGGCGACGTGGAGGAGGCCGCTGCTGCAGCGATGCGGGCGATCGAGCTCATTAACCGCCGCTCGTCACTGCGTTGA
- a CDS encoding non-canonical purine NTP pyrophosphatase — translation MVRPVLTIASGNPNKVAEIVSMLGPLALEVRRQPDDLDVEETGATYLENARLKAVAAARRTGYWSLADDSGLEVDALGGAPGLFTARLAPTDSEKIQRLLEALEGDPYRSACFRSAMVLCSPEGQCLEEAEGVCWGELLKAPAFSGGGIESLFWVREANCSYGELNGSQLARLGSRGKAARALAPRLRERLGLNR, via the coding sequence TTGGTTCGCCCTGTTTTGACCATTGCCAGTGGCAACCCCAACAAGGTTGCTGAGATCGTCTCGATGCTTGGCCCTCTCGCTCTCGAGGTGAGGCGTCAACCTGACGATCTTGATGTGGAAGAAACGGGAGCGACTTACCTCGAAAACGCCCGTCTGAAAGCAGTTGCGGCAGCACGCCGTACCGGATACTGGTCACTCGCAGACGACTCCGGCTTGGAGGTTGATGCGCTTGGAGGAGCCCCTGGTCTTTTCACTGCACGGCTGGCACCAACCGATTCCGAAAAGATCCAAAGGTTGCTTGAAGCTCTGGAAGGCGATCCTTACCGCAGCGCCTGCTTTCGTAGTGCGATGGTTCTCTGTTCACCAGAAGGGCAGTGCCTGGAAGAAGCGGAGGGAGTCTGCTGGGGGGAACTCCTCAAAGCACCGGCCTTCAGCGGCGGCGGCATTGAATCCCTGTTCTGGGTGCGCGAGGCCAACTGCAGCTACGGCGAACTAAATGGATCCCAGCTGGCTCGCCTTGGTAGCCGAGGAAAGGCAGCAAGAGCGCTGGCGCCACGCCTGCGGGAACGTCTCGGACTCAACCGGTGA
- a CDS encoding BMC domain-containing protein — MANETMGIALGMIETRGLVPAIEAADAMTKAAEVRLIGREFVGGGYVTVLVRGETGAVNAAVRAGADACERVGDGLVAAHIIARPHREVEPALGNGNFLGQKD; from the coding sequence ATGGCTAACGAAACCATGGGCATCGCTCTCGGCATGATCGAGACCCGCGGCCTGGTCCCCGCGATCGAAGCTGCTGACGCCATGACCAAGGCTGCTGAAGTGCGCCTGATCGGTCGTGAGTTCGTCGGCGGCGGCTACGTCACCGTTCTGGTGCGTGGCGAGACCGGCGCTGTGAACGCCGCTGTGCGCGCTGGTGCTGATGCTTGCGAGCGCGTCGGCGACGGCCTCGTTGCTGCTCACATCATTGCCCGCCCCCACCGCGAAGTGGAGCCTGCTCTGGGCAACGGCAACTTCCTGGGTCAGAAGGACTGA
- a CDS encoding form I ribulose bisphosphate carboxylase large subunit codes for MSKKYDAGVKEYRDTYWTPDYVPLDTDLLACFKCTGQEGVPKEEVAAAVAAESSTGTWSTVWSELLTDLDFYKGRCYRIEDVPGDKESFYAFIAYPLDLFEEGSITNVLTSLVGNVFGFKALRHLRLEDIRFPIAFIKSCYGPPNGIQVERDRMNKYGRPLLGCTIKPKLGLSGKNYGRVVYECLRGGLDFTKDDENINSQPFQRWQNRFEFVAEAIKLAEQETGERKGHYLNVTANTPEEMYERAEFAKELKMPIIMHDFITGGFTANTGLSKWCRKNGMLLHIHRAMHAVIDRHPKHGIHFRVLAKCLRLSGGDQLHTGTVVGKLEGDRQTTLGYIDQLRESFVPEDRSRGNFFDQDWGSMPGVFAVASGGIHVWHMPALVTIFGDDSVLQFGGGTHGHPWGSAAGAAANRVALEACVKARNAGRHLEKESRDILTEAAKHSPELAIALETWKEIKFEFDTVDKLDVQN; via the coding sequence ATGAGCAAGAAGTACGACGCTGGGGTCAAGGAGTACAGAGACACTTACTGGACTCCTGATTACGTTCCCCTCGACACCGACCTGCTGGCCTGCTTCAAGTGCACCGGCCAGGAAGGTGTGCCCAAGGAAGAAGTCGCCGCTGCTGTGGCTGCTGAATCCTCAACCGGCACCTGGTCCACTGTGTGGTCCGAGCTCCTCACCGACCTCGACTTCTACAAAGGCCGTTGCTATCGCATCGAAGACGTCCCTGGTGACAAGGAGTCCTTCTACGCGTTCATTGCCTACCCCCTCGATCTGTTCGAAGAGGGTTCCATCACCAACGTGCTGACCTCCTTGGTCGGCAACGTGTTCGGCTTCAAAGCCCTGCGTCACCTCCGTCTGGAAGACATCCGCTTCCCGATTGCGTTCATCAAGAGCTGCTACGGCCCGCCGAACGGCATTCAGGTCGAGCGCGATCGGATGAACAAGTACGGCCGTCCTCTGCTGGGCTGCACCATCAAGCCGAAGCTCGGCCTGAGCGGTAAGAACTACGGTCGCGTGGTCTATGAGTGCCTGCGTGGCGGTCTGGACTTCACCAAGGACGACGAGAACATCAATTCCCAGCCCTTCCAGCGCTGGCAGAACCGCTTCGAGTTCGTTGCGGAAGCCATCAAGCTGGCTGAGCAGGAAACCGGTGAGCGTAAGGGTCACTACCTCAACGTGACCGCCAACACTCCTGAGGAGATGTATGAGCGCGCTGAGTTCGCTAAGGAACTCAAGATGCCGATCATCATGCACGACTTCATCACCGGTGGCTTCACTGCCAATACCGGTCTCTCGAAGTGGTGCCGTAAGAACGGCATGCTGCTCCACATCCACCGCGCCATGCACGCGGTGATCGACCGTCATCCCAAGCACGGCATCCACTTCCGCGTTCTCGCCAAGTGTCTGCGTCTGTCCGGTGGTGACCAGCTCCACACCGGCACCGTGGTCGGCAAGCTGGAAGGTGATCGTCAGACCACCCTCGGCTACATCGACCAGCTGCGTGAGTCCTTCGTTCCCGAAGATCGCAGCCGCGGCAACTTCTTCGATCAGGACTGGGGTTCCATGCCTGGCGTGTTCGCCGTCGCCTCCGGCGGTATCCACGTGTGGCACATGCCCGCCCTGGTCACCATCTTCGGTGACGACTCCGTTCTGCAGTTCGGTGGTGGTACCCATGGTCACCCCTGGGGTTCCGCTGCAGGTGCTGCTGCCAACCGTGTGGCCCTCGAAGCCTGCGTCAAGGCACGCAACGCCGGCCGTCATCTCGAGAAGGAGAGCCGCGACATCCTCACGGAAGCCGCGAAGCACAGCCCCGAGCTTGCCATCGCCCTCGAGACCTGGAAGGAGATCAAGTTCGAGTTCGACACCGTCGACAAGCTCGACGTTCAGAACTGA
- a CDS encoding ribulose bisphosphate carboxylase small subunit yields the protein MPFQSTVGDYQTVATLETFGFLPPMTQDEIYDQIAYIIAQGWSPLVEHVHPSNSMATYWSYWKLPFFGEKDLNVVVSELEACHRAYPDHHVRIVGYDAYTQSQGACFVVFEGR from the coding sequence ATGCCTTTCCAGAGCACCGTGGGTGACTACCAAACAGTCGCCACCCTGGAGACCTTCGGCTTTCTTCCGCCGATGACCCAGGACGAGATCTACGACCAGATCGCCTACATCATTGCCCAGGGTTGGAGCCCGCTCGTCGAGCATGTCCACCCCAGCAACTCCATGGCCACGTATTGGTCCTATTGGAAGCTGCCCTTCTTCGGTGAGAAGGACCTCAATGTTGTGGTCAGCGAGCTCGAGGCTTGCCATCGCGCTTATCCCGACCACCACGTGCGCATCGTTGGTTACGACGCCTACACCCAAAGCCAGGGTGCTTGCTTCGTGGTCTTCGAAGGTCGCTGA
- a CDS encoding CsoS2 family carboxysome shell protein: MARLSSRELALERRKALTTAGKKASVAAGGKANRVRTASDARPTRTDAAAEITATTPVASQSAVASVSAPAAVTLQRAPVARFSQVKPQSNPSRELVLARREALSRRGKTADTSRDRNRTDVARQTVVAPASEPAKKECGCGGQRAAEKGLSTRPAVSVELSNRSGDRRAAAERRSASPKRRSIENPSRALVLARRDAMSKHGKTAGKQPTSAAAVARQANPDLTSRELAQQVRELRAKAGARNKQSAGVTRPSGPNRHGSKQAAAADAHWKVGESQTTGGQTVTGTQANRSVKTTGNEASTCRSITGTEYLGAEVFQTFCQSAPAVTTPAKVRVTATSHGNRVTGNEVGRSEKVTGDEPGTCKSVTGTEYISANQSAAYCGGSTPSPRKVGHSLTQQGRPVSGVMVGRSSSVTGDEAGAGRALTGDQYLGSDPLPEGRPAAKVGRSATLSGTGVTGTMVGRSAQVTGDEFGSCHRVTGDQYISAEQVNAFCGSKAEPEAAKVGFSITNRNQVVSGTRTGRSDKVTGDEPGSCKAVTGTPYAGLEQAGQYCGTPAVQAIRERTPVRVGTPSAPMTGLQPGVGGVMTGDERGACEAITGTPYLGADQLAAACGSDAPAGTETHGVSPEGAPWTRFSVMSPARAAQQDRELRSGVTGTAYEQGSRITGPFDMAGGKVTGTEQFRFDNREFQNRQQRQFQPTVAVVSEPPTKPVSRVTGEGSSTKVTGDDWDRGEHVTGTEGASARRRNPSRPGPMSAMSSFERKRNQETEWPVSRVTGSSGNTDKGSLITVSGGARG, encoded by the coding sequence ATGGCAAGACTTTCCAGTCGCGAACTCGCACTTGAGCGCCGTAAGGCGCTGACCACCGCCGGGAAGAAGGCATCGGTTGCCGCAGGCGGTAAAGCGAATCGTGTGCGCACGGCTTCGGATGCACGTCCGACCCGCACGGATGCTGCTGCTGAGATCACAGCCACCACGCCTGTTGCTTCGCAATCTGCAGTCGCTTCTGTCTCTGCCCCTGCTGCCGTGACTCTGCAGCGCGCTCCAGTCGCCCGCTTCTCCCAGGTGAAGCCCCAGAGCAATCCCAGTCGTGAGCTGGTGCTCGCCCGTCGTGAAGCACTCTCCCGTCGAGGCAAAACCGCTGATACCAGTCGCGACCGCAATCGCACTGATGTGGCTCGGCAAACGGTTGTCGCTCCCGCATCTGAACCGGCCAAGAAAGAGTGCGGATGCGGTGGACAGCGTGCAGCTGAGAAAGGATTGTCGACACGTCCTGCGGTCTCCGTTGAGCTGAGCAATCGCTCCGGCGACCGTCGCGCCGCTGCTGAGCGACGTAGTGCGTCACCCAAGCGCCGGTCCATTGAAAATCCCAGCCGCGCTTTGGTGCTGGCTCGCCGCGATGCCATGTCGAAGCACGGCAAGACTGCTGGCAAGCAGCCCACCAGCGCAGCCGCTGTTGCTCGTCAGGCCAATCCCGATCTCACCAGCCGTGAGTTGGCTCAGCAGGTGCGCGAATTGCGTGCCAAGGCTGGTGCCCGTAATAAGCAGAGTGCGGGTGTGACCCGCCCCTCTGGTCCCAATCGTCATGGTTCCAAGCAGGCAGCCGCTGCGGATGCCCATTGGAAAGTGGGTGAGTCCCAGACAACAGGTGGTCAGACCGTCACCGGTACCCAGGCCAACCGCTCGGTGAAGACCACCGGCAATGAGGCCAGCACCTGCCGCTCCATCACTGGCACTGAGTACTTGGGTGCCGAAGTCTTCCAGACCTTCTGTCAAAGCGCTCCTGCCGTCACCACCCCTGCAAAGGTTCGCGTGACCGCTACCAGCCACGGCAATCGTGTGACCGGCAACGAAGTCGGACGCTCCGAGAAAGTGACTGGTGACGAGCCCGGCACCTGCAAATCCGTCACCGGTACTGAATACATCTCTGCGAACCAGTCCGCGGCTTATTGCGGTGGTTCCACCCCCTCCCCACGCAAAGTCGGACACAGCCTGACCCAGCAAGGACGTCCAGTGAGTGGCGTGATGGTGGGCCGTTCTTCCAGTGTCACTGGTGATGAAGCCGGAGCTGGTCGTGCCCTCACTGGAGATCAGTACCTCGGATCCGACCCCCTCCCTGAGGGACGTCCTGCCGCCAAGGTCGGACGTTCCGCCACCCTTTCCGGCACCGGTGTGACTGGAACGATGGTGGGTCGCTCTGCGCAGGTGACCGGCGATGAGTTCGGCTCTTGCCATCGCGTCACTGGTGATCAATACATCAGTGCTGAGCAAGTCAATGCTTTTTGCGGGTCTAAGGCAGAGCCTGAAGCCGCCAAGGTGGGTTTCAGCATCACCAACCGCAATCAGGTCGTCAGCGGCACCCGCACCGGTCGGTCCGACAAGGTCACTGGGGACGAGCCCGGTAGCTGCAAGGCTGTGACCGGTACTCCCTATGCAGGTCTTGAGCAGGCTGGTCAATACTGCGGTACCCCTGCTGTGCAGGCCATCCGTGAACGCACTCCAGTGCGCGTCGGCACTCCTTCAGCCCCGATGACCGGTCTTCAGCCCGGGGTCGGTGGCGTGATGACCGGTGATGAGCGTGGAGCCTGCGAAGCGATTACTGGAACTCCCTATCTGGGTGCTGATCAACTCGCTGCGGCCTGCGGTTCCGATGCCCCCGCCGGCACTGAAACCCATGGTGTGTCACCGGAAGGTGCCCCTTGGACACGTTTCAGTGTGATGTCCCCCGCCCGTGCCGCTCAACAGGATCGTGAGCTTCGTTCCGGGGTCACTGGCACCGCCTATGAGCAGGGGAGCCGCATCACCGGCCCTTTTGATATGGCCGGCGGAAAAGTCACGGGTACCGAGCAGTTTCGCTTCGATAACCGCGAATTCCAGAACCGGCAACAGCGACAGTTCCAGCCCACCGTGGCTGTGGTGAGTGAGCCTCCCACCAAGCCTGTCTCTCGGGTCACCGGCGAGGGTTCGTCCACCAAGGTCACCGGCGACGACTGGGACCGTGGTGAGCACGTCACGGGTACGGAAGGGGCTTCAGCCCGCCGTCGCAATCCTTCCCGTCCTGGCCCGATGAGCGCCATGTCGTCCTTCGAACGCAAGCGCAACCAGGAAACGGAGTGGCCCGTCAGCCGTGTGACCGGCTCCTCTGGCAACACCGACAAAGGATCGCTGATCACCGTCTCCGGCGGCGCTCGGGGCTGA
- a CDS encoding carboxysome shell carbonic anhydrase gives MVRSQPSARSGRPLAPTAPTRRQLQLAQALSSSTEMGPNQDQPGSDPVATTRSAALERRKALTTAGKAAVVNDARLSSGRIRSSQDTRRPVVQRPSWIRRDQSAELQPQACSPSARFQAATVSRRGVLAAHPLTQLSENNRLQAYELEVKGRFDRIVPVLQRVSAFQHDADFITQAQRLARAELGFDLPDHILEKAWVRPLDMRALFAWCVFQAHQSLSERFFLDDPLGGASGSQRAEQFNTFLLDCGFHLLDVTPCADGRLAHSIAYALRIPFSAVRRRSHAGAMFDVENTVNRWVKTEHRRFREHVPNEPHAPTRYLKVVTYHFSSLDPSHQGCAAHGSNDSLAASAGLQRLKDFREAVENSFCCGASVDLLLIGLDTDTDAIRVHVPDRDGAIKLDQWLCAATLYESTACLQADQAREAVIAAVETHSTTAPDPGMVRFIAELLINNFSQQDYVRALHHGPYPDAGHAERFIGVGIGFKEVHLRNLTYFAHLDTVEEGAPDLDVGVKIFKGLNVSRDLPIPVVVRFDYSGKVPGARERAVADCHRVNQAIAARYTELVDAGLLHTMLTVRDRDNPSPAETVGSSLDPVRQEAH, from the coding sequence ATGGTTCGCTCCCAACCATCGGCACGGAGCGGGCGCCCACTGGCTCCCACGGCTCCCACACGTCGTCAGCTGCAGTTGGCTCAGGCCCTCTCCAGCTCAACTGAGATGGGACCCAACCAGGATCAACCCGGATCGGATCCAGTTGCTACCACCCGCAGTGCCGCCCTTGAACGGCGTAAGGCGCTGACCACTGCGGGCAAAGCGGCAGTGGTGAATGATGCTCGTTTGTCCAGTGGACGGATTCGTTCAAGTCAGGACACCCGACGACCTGTCGTGCAGCGCCCCTCCTGGATTCGCCGGGATCAATCGGCTGAACTTCAGCCTCAGGCATGCTCTCCTTCCGCTCGATTTCAAGCGGCCACAGTGTCTCGCAGAGGTGTGTTGGCTGCCCATCCCCTCACCCAGCTCTCCGAGAACAACAGGCTCCAGGCCTATGAACTGGAGGTCAAGGGACGTTTTGATCGCATCGTTCCTGTTCTCCAGAGGGTTTCAGCCTTCCAACACGACGCTGATTTCATTACCCAGGCTCAACGCTTAGCTCGGGCCGAGCTCGGATTTGATCTACCCGATCACATCCTTGAGAAAGCATGGGTGCGTCCCCTCGACATGCGCGCCCTGTTTGCCTGGTGTGTGTTCCAGGCCCATCAATCCCTGAGCGAGCGTTTCTTTCTCGATGACCCTCTCGGCGGTGCGTCCGGGAGTCAGCGCGCTGAGCAGTTCAACACTTTCTTGCTCGACTGCGGTTTCCATCTGCTTGATGTCACTCCCTGCGCGGATGGTCGTTTAGCCCATTCCATTGCCTACGCCCTCCGCATTCCCTTCAGTGCCGTGCGGCGTCGCTCCCATGCCGGAGCCATGTTCGACGTGGAAAACACGGTCAATCGTTGGGTCAAAACCGAGCATCGCCGTTTTCGCGAACATGTTCCCAACGAGCCCCATGCCCCTACGCGTTATTTGAAAGTGGTTACGTACCACTTCAGTTCTTTAGATCCATCCCACCAAGGCTGTGCCGCCCACGGCAGCAACGACTCCCTGGCGGCCTCTGCAGGTTTGCAACGCCTCAAGGATTTCCGTGAAGCCGTTGAGAACAGCTTCTGCTGTGGTGCTTCGGTGGATCTTTTATTGATCGGTCTCGACACTGACACCGATGCGATCCGGGTTCATGTTCCGGATCGTGATGGTGCGATCAAGCTTGATCAATGGTTGTGTGCTGCAACTCTTTATGAGAGCACCGCCTGTCTGCAGGCTGATCAGGCTCGTGAGGCGGTCATCGCTGCGGTGGAAACCCACTCCACGACGGCTCCTGATCCGGGCATGGTGCGCTTCATTGCTGAGTTACTGATCAACAATTTCTCCCAACAGGATTACGTCCGTGCCCTGCACCACGGGCCCTATCCCGATGCAGGCCATGCTGAACGCTTTATCGGTGTCGGCATCGGGTTCAAGGAGGTGCATCTACGCAACCTCACCTACTTCGCCCATCTCGACACTGTTGAGGAAGGTGCTCCGGATCTCGATGTCGGCGTCAAGATCTTCAAGGGACTCAATGTTTCAAGGGATCTGCCAATCCCTGTCGTTGTCCGCTTCGATTACTCAGGCAAGGTTCCTGGTGCCAGAGAGCGGGCTGTCGCTGATTGCCATCGCGTCAACCAAGCGATCGCCGCCCGCTACACGGAGCTTGTTGACGCCGGCCTGCTCCACACCATGCTCACGGTCCGAGATCGTGACAACCCCTCCCCTGCCGAAACGGTAGGGTCCTCCCTCGATCCTGTCCGTCAGGAGGCTCACTGA
- a CDS encoding carboxysome peptide A, whose product MLIVKVIKPLVSTNRIPDFEHKHLQVVLDGSTKKVAVDAVGAKPGDWVICVSSSAAREAAGSKSYPSDLTIVGIIDHWEPDPPKPPSTPSAPAASPAAPPTPPQGAAG is encoded by the coding sequence ATGCTCATCGTCAAGGTCATCAAGCCACTCGTCTCAACCAATCGGATCCCCGATTTTGAGCACAAGCATCTTCAGGTCGTCCTCGATGGCAGCACCAAAAAAGTGGCTGTTGATGCCGTCGGTGCCAAGCCCGGAGACTGGGTCATCTGCGTTTCCAGCTCTGCTGCCCGTGAGGCTGCCGGCAGCAAGTCTTATCCCAGTGACCTCACCATCGTTGGGATCATTGACCATTGGGAGCCCGATCCCCCGAAACCTCCCTCCACACCATCCGCACCTGCAGCGTCCCCTGCAGCTCCCCCAACCCCACCCCAGGGGGCTGCAGGCTGA
- a CDS encoding carboxysome peptide B produces MEIMQVRGTLICTYRVAGLDHMHLRILENNKGKKLVAVDPVGAREGNWVFTASGSAARHACPDNTVLTDLTIGGIIDHWTPDG; encoded by the coding sequence ATGGAAATCATGCAGGTGCGGGGAACACTGATTTGCACGTATCGGGTCGCCGGACTTGATCACATGCACCTGCGCATTCTGGAAAACAACAAAGGCAAGAAACTTGTGGCTGTTGATCCCGTTGGTGCTCGAGAAGGGAACTGGGTTTTTACTGCCAGCGGCTCTGCGGCCCGTCATGCCTGTCCTGATAACACGGTCCTCACTGATCTCACCATCGGCGGGATCATCGATCACTGGACGCCGGATGGATAA
- a CDS encoding BMC domain-containing protein has translation MTPAAATPAASTSAAADKTTPAVKNTPAAKATVDVTAVAAATSTRRSASSSTTSSRRSTSASRSGTSRSTSTRSSSASGGAARRASSSVSAAATPAPIKGIALGMIETRGMVPAIEAADAMTKAAEVQLISREYVGGGYVTVMVRGETGAVNAAVRAGADACERVGDGLVAAHIIARPHQEVEPALVATGARRRL, from the coding sequence CTGACCCCTGCGGCCGCGACCCCAGCGGCAAGCACCTCCGCAGCGGCTGACAAGACAACGCCGGCTGTCAAAAACACACCGGCTGCCAAGGCAACTGTCGATGTGACCGCCGTTGCCGCAGCCACAAGCACACGCCGCAGTGCTAGTTCCAGCACCACAAGCAGCCGTCGCAGCACAAGCGCGAGCCGATCGGGTACGAGTCGCTCGACCAGCACACGATCCAGCAGCGCTTCCGGTGGTGCCGCTCGCCGTGCCTCCTCGAGTGTCTCTGCGGCTGCAACGCCTGCACCGATCAAGGGCATTGCCCTCGGCATGATCGAAACCCGTGGGATGGTGCCTGCAATTGAAGCGGCCGATGCGATGACCAAAGCTGCCGAGGTGCAGCTGATCAGTCGCGAGTACGTCGGCGGTGGCTACGTGACCGTCATGGTGCGCGGTGAGACCGGTGCGGTGAACGCCGCTGTTCGCGCAGGCGCTGATGCCTGTGAGCGAGTAGGCGATGGCCTGGTGGCCGCCCATATCATTGCGCGTCCCCATCAGGAGGTTGAGCCTGCCTTGGTGGCGACCGGCGCCCGTCGCCGCCTCTGA